One Solanum pennellii chromosome 10, SPENNV200 genomic region harbors:
- the LOC107001349 gene encoding uncharacterized protein LOC107001349 — MEPFQDPSELDNFRRKLGFDNAGVNCSGKIWFFWISEWEGINILDTVQQVTIKFKIDIKFLLISVVYARCNALERLELWEELERINDRDRCPWIIGGDFNVILNEEEKLGGLPFTQHEAIDFASFICMCALSEVHTIGSNITWWNGQIEEECIFKRLDRILVIQEFEEVFPSSETPQKFQEDCGRKQEGRFCGESVHRISSKDEKAKKALAGWSKEVFGNVFQQIATIEDVIKVKGSSTGDSAFRKQ; from the exons ATGGAACCTTTTCAAGATCCATCAGAGTTAGATAATTTTAGGAGGAAACTGGGCTTCGATAATGCAGGTGTAAACTGTTCGGGGAAAATTTGGTTTTTTTGGATATCGGAGTGGGAAGGTATTAACATTTTAGACACTGTGCAGCAAGTCaccatcaaattcaaaattgacATCAAGTTTCTTCTTATTTCTGTTGTATATGCTAGATGCAATGCTTTGGAAAGACTTGAACTTTGGGAAGAGCTAGAAAGAATTAATGACAGAGATCGATGCCCATGGATTATTGGGGGcgattttaatgttattttaaatgAAGAGGAGAAACTTGGAGGGCTTCCTTTTACTCAGCATGAGGCCATAGATTTTGCATCATTCATCTGTATGTGTGCTCTATCAGAAGTTCATACGATTGGAAGCAACATTACTTGGTGGAATGGGCAGATTGAAGAGGAGTGTATTTTTAAAAGGCTTGACAGGATCTTGGTGATCCAGGAATTTGAAGAAGTGTTTCCATCGTCAGAG ACACCACAAAAATTTCAAGAAGATTGTGGAAGAAAACAGGAAGGTAGATTTTGTGGGGAATCCGTTCATAGAATTTCAAGCAAAGATGAAAAAGCTAAAAAGGCCCTGGCTGGTTGGAGTAAAGAAGTTTTTGGCAATGTTTTTCAACAAATTGCCACTATTGAAGATGTCATTAAGGTAAAAGGAAGCTCAACTGGAGATTCAGCCTTCAGAAAGCAATAA